CAAAATGATATACTcctatataaattaaaaaaacacaaactttgATTTTGATGTTTATTGATGCCTCAGCCGAACaaaaatgcaaatacaagaaTTACCTTTATAGGCATGCTgtttctcacccaaaaaaaaaaaaaaaacctgctgAGTTTTGTCCATGGGTTATGTGGATGGGATAGATGGGCTGGGAAATTAGGCCCAATCCTTCATAGACCAAATTCACATGGACTTAGGGCCAGGAATTCCTCACTGATTGATTGGACTTCTAATCCAGAGGTAGAACATAACAAGGGATTGGGGTTAGTACGAGAGcatagaaattaaattattaaaatacatTAGCCCTTAAAGTTTaggattattttaattttggcattttatatttaaaaattttcattttatctttaTCATTAATTTTTGTTAGTAATTTGACTAGTAGGTAGAGTACTAGATAAGTGATGTCTATTTAGACACGACACTCATCTAATGTCAAGTGTCATCAAATTACTAACAGAAATAGATGATATGACTAATAAGAAAACAgaatcaaatataaaaagataaaataaaaatcttgaaATGTAAAgaatatagataaaaataatattaacaagtatattttagtaaaattaagtcttcatttaaattttgagtttaagaAACTAATATGATAATAGGTTGGCAAATAGAAAGGCAACTAACTAAAAGAGCTTCAGGGGAGCCTTTATTCTTCAGTTCCTTGAAACCTCATCTAACTACTAGAGGTCAAACTCACGAGACAAAGCAAAGGctcttgctttttcttttatgcTTTCGGCACCTGAAATTCGTGTTACTATTCATTTGTATAGTTACCAGTTGAGAAGTTACTAAAAGTAAAATTAGGGCGGACGAAGTGTTCAAAAGATAACTTGACAAAGATAAATTATACAGATCagcccaaaaataataataataataataataatataatccatgaattttttttttagactttcttTTAATAAGGTAATTTAATGAGGCAACTCTATCTATATTTCTGTTTAGTatcatatattttgttcataatcaatcccaaaCTTAAAAAGATGAGGACTACAATAAGCTGATGTTTAGAGTAAAATTTAGTCACTATTGTGAATAGATATATTTTAAATACATGTAGGGACGTCTCCTAATATATGTAGTCAACCTTGATTAATTTGTCGTGAATTCATAACCGACCTAAAAGgttttaggaataaaatttagtggttgtaattaattaaaatgctttTGTTCATTACATAAATGTCTGATTTGTGAAgagaaaaatttatgaaatagTCATTGCAACATCAGTGGCCACGGTTAAAAACAATTTAGTTAAATTAGATACTTCTATAGAGGGGATCTAAAATTTGTTGGTCGACTAATAGTTTATGCTAAAAGTAAGCTTTGAGAATCACAGGTTGCTTCAATCGTACAAGTTTCCCAGAACACAAATCTAAAGATTGAAAATCTTTGAAGGATTACTTCTTTTAGATGCTCAACAACCTTTAAATGgtgtatattataaaataatgaaaataaaggaCATATAATGGGCTGCAGTACTCTAATCTTTTTCCTCGTGACATTAAATCATTTCGTGTTTGtatgaaaaacatcattctttaGCCCTAGTTTCATTTGGCTTAACATCAATGTTACAGTAACATTTAATCGCACACTTAATTTCACAACATATAAAAGCAATTGGTTATAATTAAGTAgcggaaaaaaaataatggatccttgtaaaaactaatataaaattAGTGACCATCAATTTCTAAGACctatgtaataaaatatgtaataaaatttgtaatattcacagcatcacctttttttttctttttctttttcttttcttcttttcttttttagatcctcaacattacatttaaaaaaagtaattttagtattttaccaACACACCAACCATTCGAACACTACAAGTCTACAAAAGCATATTTCTCAAATCCCATTTTCCAAGCAATGCTTTCTCACTTTTCCAACTATTTGGCTTTTTTCCCAACCATATAAAATCACTACGtcacactcacactcacacgctcaaaattattgttttagaAAAGCTTCCCTAGAGTCACAGACTCCCCACCTCTAACCTCATAAACATAAAGCCATATTAGCCATGAACTCCACCACCACCTCCCCTGACACCCACATAGACATCAACTTCACCTCTGGCTGCCACGCCGATGAACCAAACCAGTCCAACACTACAGTAGTCCCTTTTCTCATTCAGCCCTCCAATGCCGCATCAAAGCCTTTAATCTTCAACCAGTTACGCAGATTCCGCATATGCCTCATGTGGTGTGCACTCGACCACTCTTCTTGCTTTGGAAAATTCATCTCCTACTTCATATTCATATTCTTCACCATCCTCGTCCCCCTTATAGCATGCTTCTCTGCTCGAGTACCTGCCTCTGCTGAAATTGACGACCCCATCTCTTTCAACCTGCTTGTCCAATTTCCTGAGTCTGGCTCAGCCATCATTGCTTTCTTCACTCTTTCCCGGTTCTTCAGTAGGTACTGTTTAATTATAATAGCTATCTATATATTCTATCTAAAAACTTAGAATAATGCTCATGACactatatttttcacaattatgtAGTCTATTTGAATTGAAGTAACACAATTTTCACCAAATTCATCACTGACACCATTACGTACCAATCACAAATCATATTAGTAgttgtaaaaattgttgttcttaaacttattaataaaatttattagagTAACTTATTTTGTTTCTAGTAACACGTTCACCAATCACAATATGTTATATAAATactttgtgaaaaatgttttccTTAAAACTTATTGAAAAACTTAATTAAGTAGTTAGAGATTAGATACGTGTATTactaatatcattttattattatatcaattGCAAAAAGTctcccatccaaaaaaaaaaatttgcaaaaagtCATATCAACCTTATGAAAAATGCTGTGTAAACTTATTGAAAAAGTTAACATGTTAGAGATTTGATCAGTTACTTGTATATAACAACAGGTATGGCCTTCGACAGCTTCTATTCCTTGAGGGCTTAAAGGATGATTCTTCATACGTACAGCGAGGATACACACGTGAGCTTGACAAGGCGTTCCGGTTCTTAGCTTTCATACTTCTACCATCGTTTTTGGTGGAAATTGCTCACAAAATCGTATTCTTCACCACCGTCAAAATATCCTTACCATATGTCAGTAGCGGCGTGGCACTGAATGccattgtgtttgtttttgttttggccTCGTGGGTTTATAGGACAGGGGTGTTCTTgttggtttgtgttttgtttcgaCTCACTTGTGAGCTTCAAATACTGAGGTTTGAGAGGCTTCGTAAGATGTTGGAGGATTGTGACTCTGACTGTAGTTCAATATTTAAGGAGCATGGTAGGATTAGAGAGCAGTTGTGGTTGACCAGCCATAGGTATAGGTTTTTCATAATAGCATGTATGGTTACCATCTCTGTGAGTCAATTGGGAGCCTTGTTGCTGGCTTTGGCTTCAGACTCTCAAAAGACTTTCTTCAATTCTGGTGACCTTGTGGTAAGTATTGCTACCTCTTAATACATATAGAGTAAGGAtcattttaacaattttttattaaaaatttcataGTTAGAATGTTTTCTAGATTCTTAACACGCACCGCTAAATTTTGTGTCactaaaatgttattttactatttagttaatttataaatttatgtttttatatataattctaaaattaaataatttaaaatttaaatattttatagatgaGATAGTTATTAATTAGCATTCTCTAATCTTCATAATACTTTGCGTATATACATATAGGATACATAGAAAGAGGACTAACAAAAATGTATCGATAAAAAGTTATCTTGTAATGTACTATTAATAAAAGTAGCTATCATTAAATGAAACTTGAATctgacccctttttttttttgaggtggaACCCTCTTTTTGGTTAAGTAAGAAATTATAATACTTTTTCAATGCAGtttctttaattattaatttacatgAAGcctataattcaaaattttggacaATTATATGCAGGTTTGCTCAGCTGTTCAACTTAGTGGATTCTTGTTATGCCTAGTTGGAGCTGCAAGAATCACACATAGAGCTCAAGGAATTGTGTCGGTTGCAACTCGATGGCACATGATTGTGACTTGTGCATCTTCTGGATCACCCCAATGCCATACGCCAGAGGTTGATGATACCCCAGTATCTACACACGACACTGATTCTGAGTCCTCAGACATTTTCGTAACAATATCTCCACAAGAACCTTACTTATTCCAAACCAGACAAGCTTTAggtaagcatatatatatatgcacaatGATGCCAATACCATACAAGTTTGGACTGTCTTTTTAAGTATGGCAATGTTTTCCTACTTACCCTTTAATCCTTTATTACTAGTATTTGTTTGTCAAAGAATTAATATATTCCTTGTTGTTTAATATAGTGTGCTTATGATATTGCTTTACGTGCAGTAACATACTTGCAACACAACCATGGGGGGGTCACACTGTATGGGTTTGCGCTTGATCGGGGATTGCTTCACACACTTTTCGCATTTGAGTTCTCTTTGGTGCTGTGGATACTGAGCAAAGTGATTGTTTTGTCTTGAGCAAAAATATAGTCCTATAAAATATTCTGTTTGGAGGGTATTTAGCTAATTTGATGTAGTAATGTAAAGGGACAGCCAAAAGATTCAGCTCAATTTTCTTTCGTAACAACGTTTTATGATTACATGTTGAAATTTTTGAACTTCAATCAATTggttttcaataaattaatatgCTTTTTGACTAATTGTGAGAAATACCTCGGCTTGCCTATGGTGGGGGGGAGGTCGAAGGTGAACACGTTCAAGGAGCTCCAGGAAAGGGTCACTAAAAGGGTGATGGGCTGGAAGGAAAAGAATATCTCTAAAGCTGGGAGGGAAGTCCTGATCAAGACGGTGGCCCAAGCTATCCCGACGTACTCCATGAGCATCTTTAAGATCCCTGGGGCAGTTTGTGACGGTATGAACTCGGCCTTGGCTAAATATTGGTGGGGGCAGACCCGTAGTGAGCGGAAGATTCACTGGATCAATTGGGGCAGGTTGTGCACTCCCAAAGATAGGGGAGGGATTGGATTTTGGGACGTTCATGCTTTTAATCTCGCATTGTTGGCCAAGCAAGCATGGCGTCTGATTCAGGGGGTTCACTCGCTATTTTACCGGGTATACAAGGCTAGGTACTTCCCCGGTTGCTCATTCATGGAGGCAGAATTGGGTAGTAACCCTTCTTATGTTTGGCGCAGCCTCCTTAGTGCTAGGGACGTGATAAGGGAAGGTTCTCTGTGGAGTATTGGTGATGGCTGCACGGCTGGTATTAGGAGCCATAGGTGGCTCCCCCACCCCCCGGCTTTCCATGATGGAATGGACACGTCACTGAAGGTGAAGGATTTTATCGACCCACACACCAAGCAGTGGGATAGGGTCAAGGTCAATGCCTGGTTCCTGCCTTCATCTAGGGACGAAGTGCTGCGGATTCGGTTGGGAGGCTTGGACAGCCGAGACAAGCTAGTGTGGAATGAGAATAAGTCGCAGACCTTCTCCGTGAGGACAGCGTACCAAGTGGCTCTCCGCTTGCACTGGAAGTCGAGTGCAGAGCACTCCGGGGTGCGGGACGATAAACGGTTTTGGAATAGGCTGTGGAGGCTGCCCATCCCTCCGAAGGTGCGACACTTTGTGTGGCGGGCGAGCTCGGACGTTCTGCCAACTCGCGCAAACCTTGCCCGGCGTAAGGTTCACATCGATCCTAAGTGTGCGATTTGTGGTGTACATGATGAGACCATTATCCATATCCTCTGGCAATGCCCTTTGGCGCGTAATGTCTGGGCGTTGGTTCGGGGGAAGCTTCAGAAATGTGATACCTCAGCTCTTGATTTCCTTAGCTTGGCTCGGGCATTGTCGGAGAAGCTAAGCAGGCAGGAGCTTGACACTTGGGCAATGGTGGCTTGGTCCATTTGGAACGCGCGAAACCGTCTCCTGTTCGAAGCAGTTCAAACTCCTCCGCAGATTATCCTTAAGGGGGCTGTCTCGTTGCTGGAGGAGTACCAACGGTTGGCCAATAGTAGGCTTCGCACCTGATGCACCTGAGCTTGCTGTCTGCTCGTGCAGAGTTCCTTTGTACACGTtatatattagtttttcttcttttttgttcctttgttttttattttttcctctgTGGAGGTTGTATTTATGGGCGCCAGGTCAGTGGGAGCCACCCTGGCTTGCCTTGTATTGGTTTTTCTTTGGTTAATATATTTCTACCTTTTCTGtcaaaaaaagtatgtatagtCACAAGCACTGTTCAATATCTATTATGTGGATTATTGGCCCTGCCGCCCAATATTAAATTCTAgacaaaaatgtaaattatatTATCTAAGTTTGGAGTAATTGTGATTTTGGAATAtaatgtttcaaattttggatttcaatATCTAGCATTAACGTTTGATAGTGTTTTACCAAGAGGTTTGTAACTTAACTAATAAACACTTTtgatatttttagtaaaaatatcaAGGGTTCAAATCCTCTATTTCCATTGTAActatatcaaattataaaataaaataaaaatagtgaatagctttttattttgaacaaagttagctataaaattggttgtagttttAGTGTACAACCTTATGCAATATCTTTTTAtcggatgtgaattttgacaaatccatcattagattacatcttcttcttatatactTCAagcttgtaaaattttttgaaaattaaagatcaataactgtgtcatcaataaattatttaaatttcaagtttttatagtttaagaatatacataaaatataaacttataaatcatatagaaaataatatctgattgatacaaaatttgatatatatattaaaagtgtAAAGAATACGCAtttcaacaattagatttttaaaatatgtaataatatttattttattaagtaaaattgtattctaaggttacaaccaattttgtagctaaattttgtctttttatttttgtctttaggTATATTATCCATTAATTAAGTAACCATTAAATGTCAGTTAG
The sequence above is drawn from the Quercus lobata isolate SW786 chromosome 12, ValleyOak3.0 Primary Assembly, whole genome shotgun sequence genome and encodes:
- the LOC115970908 gene encoding uncharacterized protein LOC115970908 encodes the protein MNSTTTSPDTHIDINFTSGCHADEPNQSNTTVVPFLIQPSNAASKPLIFNQLRRFRICLMWCALDHSSCFGKFISYFIFIFFTILVPLIACFSARVPASAEIDDPISFNLLVQFPESGSAIIAFFTLSRFFSRYGLRQLLFLEGLKDDSSYVQRGYTRELDKAFRFLAFILLPSFLVEIAHKIVFFTTVKISLPYVSSGVALNAIVFVFVLASWVYRTGVFLLVCVLFRLTCELQILRFERLRKMLEDCDSDCSSIFKEHGRIREQLWLTSHRYRFFIIACMVTISVSQLGALLLALASDSQKTFFNSGDLVVCSAVQLSGFLLCLVGAARITHRAQGIVSVATRWHMIVTCASSGSPQCHTPEVDDTPVSTHDTDSESSDIFVTISPQEPYLFQTRQALVTYLQHNHGGVTLYGFALDRGLLHTLFAFEFSLVLWILSKVIVLS